From Nicotiana tabacum cultivar K326 chromosome 22, ASM71507v2, whole genome shotgun sequence, one genomic window encodes:
- the LOC107802803 gene encoding uncharacterized protein LOC107802803: MGLLQPVPQTRQNLESPSYRPGTRCSYHSGVERHDTEDSWTLKRAIQNLIEQKRVVLEDEEVPNVTNNPLSAHNNGPIIGMICEDKEFDLALKAIIAIADVGKKPKAAAKQDKGEKEEKEQLALSPPKRFELNKGPKMYVPKGTYVVRGPVIPPRLNEPVIISRTPQRPMKDPTTIPWNYNRAIVTYKGKEIVGEVNETNPSRKYLNLEEVNNAKQKCFPLKKPVSAEEAEEFFQKMKTVDYEVIDRLWKSPTQVLLLPLLISSTKNQKVLIKTLNEAYVPIESTVEQLERMTERFFAVNQISFSKNDLPPEGAAHNKALHLTVKCEGYYVKRVMLDGGSRVDIYPLSTLQRMEIGTERIRPNNVYVCAFDGIKRDTIGEIELILTIGPVDFEVTFQVMDMDTSYNFLSGRPWIHTAGAVPSSLHQMVKFEHEDQEIVVHGQAVNLPRPVNPMSRSYGR; encoded by the exons atgggtttgttgcaaCCCGTACCCCAAACCAGGCAAAACCTAGAGTCACCCTCCTACCGACCCGGTACTCGATGTTCTTACCATTCGGGAGTGGAAAGGCATGACACTGAAGACAGTTGGACTCTCAAAAGGGCAATCCAAAACTTAATAGAGCAAAAGAGAGTAGTGCTGGAAGATGAAGAAGTCCCCAATGTGACCAACAACCCATTGTCGGCCCACAACAACGGTCCAattattgggatgatttgtgaagataaagagtttgaccTAGCCCTGAAAGCCATCATTGCCATAGCCGATGTGGGAAAGAAGCCAAAGGCTGCCGCAAAGCAAGATAAGGGGGAGAAAGAAGA GAAAGAACAATTGGCATTGAGTCCTCCTAAGAGGTTCGAGCTGAACAAGGGACCCAAGATGTATGTACCCAAAGGGACTTATGTGGTGCGGGGACCAGTAATTCCACCCAGGTTGAACGAGCCCGTGATCATTAGCCGCACACCACAAAGGCCTATGAAAGACCCCACTACAATCCCCTGGAACTACAACAGAGCAATTGTGacatacaaagggaaagaaattgTAGGGGAAGTAAATGAAACCAACCCATCTAGGAAGTACCTTAATCTGGAAGAAGTGAACAATGCCAAACAAAAGTGCTTCCCACTCAAAAAACCTGTTAGTGctgaagaagcagaggagttcttccaaaaaatgaaaactgTGGACTACGAGGTAATTGACCGACTATGGAAGTCTCCCACTCAGGTCTTGCTTTTGCCTCTACTTATAAGCTCAACTAAGAATCAGAAAGTGTTGATAAAGACCCTCAATGAAGCTTATGTTCCGATTGAATCCACTGTCGAACAATTGGAaaggatgacagaaagattcttcgcagTCAATCAGATTTCCTTTAGCAAGAATGATTTGCCCCCAGAAGGGGCCGCCCACAACAAAGCGCTCCATTTGACCGTTAAATGTGAGGGGTATTATGTGAAAAGAGTCATGCTGGATGGCGGATCCAGAGTTGATATCTACCCACTCTCAactttgcaaagaatggagattGGGACTGAGAGAATCCGGCCTAACAATGTCTATGTGTGTGCCTTTGATGGCATAAAGAGAGATACCATAGGCGAGATTGAATTGATTTTGACTATCGGTCCTGTGGATTTCGAAGTGACATTTCAGGTCATGGACATGGATACTTCCTATAATTTTCTCtcaggaaggccttggatccatactGCGGGAGCTGTACCTTCTTCCCTCcatcaaatggtgaagtttgaacaCGAAGATCAGGAAATTGTGGTTCATGGACAAGCAGTCAATTTACCAAGACCCGTCAATCCCATGTCTCGAAGCTATGGAAGGTAG